The segment TCTTTTAAAAGTATGTATTAAtgaatttttttctttattgtCTCTCTTGGAGCAATGGTTAAAAAACATAATATACTGATTTTAGCATTTGATGGGTCTTACCACTGAGATGCATGCAACTGGAACTATCTCCTTGCCATCTACAACATCAATTACCATATCTGCGTTAATGGTAGCTTCAATTTTTTCTGATGTAATCCTTATCACCGGGGATGAGGCCATTGAAATATTTAGCAGCATATCATCATTTGGGTAATTCCAGTATAAACGAGGAATGATAAATTTCCAATTAGCTGTGTTCAGTAGAGACTGATCAGGGACTTTGTCAACAACCCAATGCATTGAACCAGCCTGAAGCCAAAAATGTGTTCATGTAAGTTTCAGTCAATATATAATTGTAGAATGCAAATATGGAACATTCTAGAAGCAAAATGGTATCCTACATAATGTTTCTCTTTCTTACCTTAAAATGAACTTCTAGTGCTGAATTCAAtacatcttcatcaagtgaaAGCAAaagcatttttgatgcaccacCACAAGCCAAAGAAAGCTGTGGATGTTTCTGCAGATTGGTTGTCTTAGCAACTGCTGAAGTAACCAATCCATTGATATCGAACTCAATTGAAGAATTGCCATAGTGTGGATCATTAATGAAAGTCATGTTGAAGGCAGCAACGTCATCCAGACTGATGGTCCTGGGGAGACCTTGCAGAAAGGAGTCCAGTGTCCCAGCACCTTCAATGATATTTTCAGGTATTGCTTTCTCAACTGCAGCTTTAATATGATCTTCAAAAGCATTTATAAACCTTCGGACAAGTAGACAATACAGCATAGTGGATTAGTATGAAGTTATGAACTTTTGCTTCTTGATGTGTCCAAGTCCAACTATATAAAATCCAGGGAACTCTGGTAAACTATATACGTTTTTACATGTGTATGTACAAATGTGCAAAGACATCATAGTTACCAATATAAATAAATGACACCAACATCATCTCTTTGCAGATGACATTTAAGTGTAAGCATCCAAGGAAAGGACTCGAAACTAAACAAAAACACTCAATAGAATAGATTATCTTTACTCGATACCTTCAGTTTAGTTAAAATGACACATTCACTGAATTTAAAGGATAGTGAAATCAATAAGATAAATGCAAAAATAAATACGGCAAATATCATAATTTTAATCCAGGAGCTTAAGATGCAGCGCATGCCAAGAGGCACATAAAACATGAAGAGTTCACTCGAATGTAGGTAATACCATAGAAACAACGACGTATTGGCGTATTGCAGCaaaagataaatattcattactATAACAGTGGGGGCTTCCCCTGCTGTTTTATCGGATCCAAAAAAAAACACACTAAATACTCAATCCTCAGACGTTAATACACCTTGACACATTTTTAAAAAGAAACAGTGCATGAATTCATCTACAAAGTTGCAAAAGGAAAGCATACCCTTGATAAAACCAAGATGCTCCACCATCCAGGGATATCACTAGGTCCTTCACATAACAACCACACTGCGAAGCAGACAGAGCCAAACTCCCATTGTTGTTCTTTATAACCATGGTTATCCCAACTTCCATTCCTTGAACCTTATAAATATAGAAGGATAGTTTCTTCCTCTCAGTAAGCAGAATAAAAGATGTCAAAACTTAAAAGGTAGAGCAGTAAGCATACTAAAACAGTGTAGCATAAGTCATAGTAGCTagataaatccttaataaagaAGAAAATTATCCATCAAGAGTAGTTGGTGGAATACAAAAGAATTAATTTTTTCCCCACTGGAGGATCAAACTATTAAAGAAGTGCAATTAAGGGGTAAATAAAGATTGCAATAGCCATAAATAGACTAGAACCAACAAGTTACGATGCCCAGTAGGTACTGTGTCATCATAGGCAGCCAAACTATAGTATTCGAAAGTAACCAGCCAAATAATGACCTAGGAACAATGATACCCAGAATTGTTTTGTACCATGAGTTAATGATTATTCAAATATTTATTTACATAGTCCATCAAAATTTTTGTTGAAGCACACAAGCATATCTAGAACTGATTGATGGTTGatatcttaaaaaaaatcaaatactGCAAGATTTGCAGCATGATCCACCATTCTCACTTCAAACAGGACATGCCATGTATCATTTGTGTTACTGCCTTACCGGAAGACTATTCTTGACAGAAATAAGGCGAACTGCAACTTAACTAAATATGAAAACTAATAAAGATCCATGGAAGAAAGGCAACCACGCTAATTTAATAGAAGCATGTAAACTAGATGATATCATTCCTATCCAATGTACATTAGTATCAATTGAAGAAATGTTCTGTGTCCCATTAATTGGGATTGAACTTAAAGGATCTAAGAAGATAACCGTCCTCCTAAAGCCAAAATTCACTCAAGATGTTCTTAAGAGGTTCACAAGACCATTGTTAGAATTTGTTATAAAGAAACTTCATCAAGAGAGTATATCGACACGTGTTAACTCTGTATGCTCAGATTTCTATAAGAAGCAAAATTGTCCCTTCGTTGCAACAGCACAAGTCAAACATTTACATATGcaaatataactatataagGTAACCTCGGTTCCAAGCGAAGAATAGGACAGGGGTGACACTGATTTGTATTTGGTGGCAGTTTGGGGTAAATAATGTGACATATGGGGTAGAACGGTGGTGATAGTAGGCATACGCATACCATCAGTCCATCACAGCCAACTATACAACGTTTGGAGCAGTGGAACTACAGGTATACAACATCAAATCTAAGTACGATTCACATAAAAATCTAGAAAAAACAGCAACAGCCATAAAAATCTAGAACAATCAGCAACAGCTATGGACACTCCCACCCCCTCCCAATTACCAGGATCGAGGCGGTTCCGCTGTCGGCGATCTCTATAGGAAACAACCACGAATCGTAGCAGTAGCTCCAGTGCATACTGATGTTGGCGGTGATGCCGGAGGCGACGACGAGAAGGCCCGAGTCCCCGGGGAAGATAGTGGAGTTGTCACCGACGTCTAGGTGGAAGAGCGTGATGTTGGAGGCGGCGACGCGGACGCCGCCGAGGAAGGGCACGCGGACAGCCTTCTCCACCCCGGGGAGGCGGAGCGGGGTCAGCGACCGCACGGCCTCGCCGATAAGCACGTCCTTGGCGAAGGCCAGGCCCTTCTCCGCGACCGCGATGGAGACGTGCGCCTCGTCGGCGCCGCTGGCgaacgccgcggcggcggcggtgaggaggaggaggaggggacaGAGACGAATCATGGTTGATTTGGGGTGGACGCCTGGACGGTGGAAGCGTACAAGGAAGGTGGAGTTGTAGTGATTGAGTTGAGACGACGGCTATGttgaacttccgattggagcaaatttcctaaaaacaaacaaacaaataaaaacaaaaacaaaaacttccAGTTGTGGGTTGTTTTTCTCCTAATCTATTTGAACTTCTTTATTTATTACAGTTCTAATAATGTGATGATAAGCTTATATATAAGAAATATACTAGCATCTACAATCTACTAGGTATCAGATAATTACACTGTTCAAATATATTTTGATAATAAATTTAATAAAACTAATAAAGAAATCATTTTTAACCATCAAACTATTGCACATGTTTAATTTTAGCATCAAACTTACACGCCGGAAATTTTAGGTAATTCAACTATCAAATACCGTTCTCATCTGATCATGGTTTCCATATTATTTATGAAGCTTGTGCATGCAATTAGTGTGCTACAATTATTATCTCAGTATTTAGAATCTGTTAAATATTTATTTACAGCCTTCATTTGTAAAAATCCATGTTTTACCTCAATTATGTTTACGATATCATCACTAATCTCTTATTCATGTCATAATACtactttttttatttgacacCATACCGTTATGATATAGAAAGTGGCATATGAGCCATTTTGGTAGCCACAACATCGTCGAAATGGATGGTTAGTGAAGGAAATAGCCGGTAGTGCCATTTAGGGAGAAAAAATTCAGCTAGGTGCTAAATAAGAAATTTCGATTTcgaggaagaacatatgatattCTTTTGTCAGTGCCCAatagcaaggccttgtttagttcccaaaaagtttATAGATCtctatcatattgaatcttacggtacatgcatgaagcactaagtatagattaaaaaataactaattatacagtttgtctgtaatttccgagacgaattttttgaacctagttagttaaTGATACAATAATTACcagatacaaacgaaagtgttacaaatatccaaaaccaaaaattttcaccaACTGAAACTTTCCaacattttttgcaaaatttttaagattctttgtcacatcgaatcttacagcatatgcatgtaacattaaatatagataaaatataaCTAATCACATAGTTCatatgtaaggccttgtttagttcacaaaattttttatttttgggtactgtagcatttcatttttatttgacaaacatgatccaatcacggagtaactaggctcaaaagattcatctcacaaattataggtaaactgtgcagttagtttttattttcgtttatatttaatactctatgcatgcgaccaaagattcgatgtgacggagaatcttgaaaatttttgcgaactaaacaaggcctaatttgcaaaataaatcttttgaacttaATTAGTTTATACAAATGAAGTTGCTGTACTagcattttgtaaaattttgcaggaactaaacacggcctcagAAACAACGATTGGAGCTCCTGCCGCCCACGGATGGAATCGGATCATCCGTCAGCTGCGAGGAGCCCAGAACAGTCCCTGCGCGCCGGCGGTAGCGTGATCGCGTCACCGACGCCTCCGAAGCTGTGAGCAGCTCAGCTAGTCGACTCGTTTCGCTTCCTCCAGTGCCTGAGGCGGCCGCAACGCAAGGGGCCCCGGAACCACGCGAAAACACGGCCAAAACACCGCAAAAATCTCGACATCCAACTGCGCCGCctgggtggtggcggcggcggaggaccaATGTGGAGGGGGACGCGCATGTACAGCCTCCTGGGCGTCTTCCTCCTCCTGTCCCTGGCCTACCTGAACTGGCTCCCGGGCCGCGACCCCTCCTCCGCCGGCGGCCCCGGGGGGTTCAAGCTCCCCGTGCCGTGGCTGCAGCCGCGGATGTCCTTCGTGGGCCGCGCCGGCACCCACTTCGTCGACGCCGTCACGGGCGCGCCGATCTACGTCAACGGGTGGAACTCGTACTGGCTCCTCTCGGCGCGGTCCCCCGCGTTGTCCGCCGAGATGctgcgccgcggccgccgcatGGGGCTCACGGTCTGCCGCACATGGGCGTTCAGCGACGGTGGCCCCGGCGCGCTGCAGATCTCCCCAGGCCGGTTCAGCGAGCCTGTTTTCCAGGTCCGGATTGCTCCGTCTTCATTCCCTTCTCTTCCTCCTACTAAGGATGGGGACGGTGCTCCAAAATGGGTACCACGGTTCTTCTCTAGTGTAATTTAAGGCCATCCCCATCCTTACCCCCTACAAAAGCTATTGGGACGGCGCAATTTTGTTTTGACTTAAAGTAGAACTGGCTCCACCTTCTGAATCTAACTAACGAATGTCCTGTAGTCATTCTCCTGCGCCAAAAACATGCCATACGTTATAGCAAGAAATGTAGCTAACAAATAGCCAAACAGGTGCATGTGTTTAAAGCACGTGGATGATGCCACTCAATGGGCTTATGACACCATGAGAACATTGTGACTTACAGGAATGTTTTGGTACCATGATCATGACATGCATAAGCTGATTGGAGTAGCCTTGTTTGGTAACCTATCTTACAAATTCAATCAGTTACCAACAAACCAGATAACCATTACAGCCATTGGACTACATTTGTTTTTGGTGATATTATGAATCTTATTGGCATAATTTTGTGCGATGAAAAGAACCTCAACAACTTCGAAGAAAAAGTACGTAACACGATTAACAGGTCCAAGTAGTTCAAAGAAAAGTAACTAATATGATTAACAGGTCCAAGTAGTTTGAATCGCTTCTGAATGCGCACTATCCCAATCTGTAATGTTCTTATTAATTTTTGTAAGCTTCAACATTCCTGTCCTTTGACAATCTCAAGAACTATGCTATGCACCAAAGAGGAAAAAGGGTAAACAATAGTTAGTGGAGTTGATATTTCAGTCACTGGATATCTTTGCATATTATTATTTGTTACTAGGGTAAAGGATGCAGATATACAATAAATGCTCTCTTAATAATGTTAAATACTTAAATGACAATTTCCAATAATTGGTGACTGTTTAAATTGATGGATTAATAATTGCAGGACTTGAGCAATATCANNNNNNNNNNNNNNNNNNNNNNNNNNNNNNNNNNNNNNNNNNNNNNNNNNNNNNNNNNNNNNNNNNNNNNNNNNNNNNNNNNNNNNNNNNNNNNNNNNNNTCGTCCGTAAGCATGTATCCTTAGTTTACATCCTGACCAGCTATAATTTCTGTACTTTGTCCGCTTTCTTAAATGTCTGTACTTCTTTTTGTGTGCCTTTAGGCATTTGTGAAGTGTATACTTTTTTCGTAGATGCTGGATTATGTGATATATGAGGCCCGAAGAAATCATGTTAGGCTGATTCTATGCCTTGTGAACAATCTTGATAACTTTGGAGGGAAGGCTCAGTATGTTCAGTGGGCACAAGCAGCTGGTGTTAATGTGACAAATTCTATGGATTCCTTTTTCTCTCACCCAACAATTAAATATTACTACATGGAGTATGTAAAGGTAATCGTCATGTATGaaacagtttttttttcatttttattgtgCTACCATGTTTACATTAGTTTTATATTCactgcattttttttttcgGTTTACTTTGTTAATGGGCTTATGCAATATAACAAAATTTAACCAAAACATGTTTGCATAAAATGTTAATATTAAGAATTTAAGATGATGTTTTCAGACTGACAGTTATTGCAATGAGTTGTAGTTTCTATTATCCAATACTGATTTTTGCTGCAAGTCATGATTCTTATCATACTGGTCAGCAACAGGATTAGATATCAAATAAATGTGTTTCATCTGAGAACAGTGTTGCTCTGGGTAAACAAATGCAAAGCATTTTTTTAATATTGACATTCTCAACTGGATAGCTTATTAGATGAGTGCATCTGACTTACCATTTCAGCATTGGTTTAGTGGAGCCTGAGTGGTGGCCTGCATTAAAATGCTTGCGATGATGGTCATGTGTTTATGGAGGATTCTTAGCTTATAGCAAGTTGCAAAAATCATTGCAGTGAACAGCATAGAGGGTGCAGTTATACTAGATATGCCAAGATAGCTTCTGTCCTCTCATTTTCTTACCCATCTAGCCATTGGACTTATTTTGATTATGCAAGACCAGTGCTATGAAACGTTCATATTAATGAATTACTACCCCTAGATGCATA is part of the Sorghum bicolor cultivar BTx623 chromosome 10, Sorghum_bicolor_NCBIv3, whole genome shotgun sequence genome and harbors:
- the LOC8078240 gene encoding putative BPI/LBP family protein At1g04970, translating into MIRLCPLLLLLTAAAAAFASGADEAHVSIAVAEKGLAFAKDVLIGEAVRSLTPLRLPGVEKAVRVPFLGGVRVAASNITLFHLDVGDNSTIFPGDSGLLVVASGITANISMHWSYCYDSWLFPIEIADSGTASILVQGMEVGITMVIKNNNGSLALSASQCGCYVKDLVISLDGGASWFYQGFINAFEDHIKAAVEKAIPENIIEGAGTLDSFLQGLPRTISLDDVAAFNMTFINDPHYGNSSIEFDINGLVTSAVAKTTNLQKHPQLSLACGGASKMLLLSLDEDVLNSALEVHFKAGSMHWVVDKVPDQSLLNTANWKFIIPRLYWNYPNDDMLLNISMASSPVIRITSEKIEATINADMVIDVVDGKEIVPVACISVIVSTSGVVDASGNKVYGRVGLDNFSLALKWSRIGNFHMSLIQGVIRVFLNTVCMPYLNSRLGNGFILPVVHGFTLQDVYVLTSAEQLTLCSDVTFNASSLASLSLL